Proteins encoded by one window of Cyanobium sp. NS01:
- the hisF gene encoding imidazole glycerol phosphate synthase subunit HisF, translating into MVAKRIIPCLDVADGRVVKGINFVGLRDAGDPVELACRYSAAGADELVFLDIAASHQGRSTLVELVQRTAEAVTIPFTVGGGIASVEGITALLRAGADKVSLNSAAVRDPELVSRGAERFGVQCIVVAIDARRRGAGERPGWDVYVKGGRENTGLDALAWARRVVALGAGEILLTSMDGDGTQAGYDLPLTRAVAEAVAVPVIASGGAGCLDHIAAALSDGPGGGGASAALLASLLHDGILSVEAIKTDLLARGLPIRPLPHRHAGT; encoded by the coding sequence TGCCGGCGACCCCGTGGAGCTGGCCTGCCGCTACAGCGCCGCCGGTGCCGATGAGCTCGTGTTCCTCGACATCGCCGCCAGCCACCAGGGCCGCTCCACCCTGGTGGAACTGGTGCAGCGCACCGCCGAGGCGGTGACGATCCCCTTCACCGTGGGCGGCGGCATCGCCAGCGTGGAGGGGATCACGGCCCTGCTCCGGGCCGGCGCCGACAAGGTGAGCCTCAACTCCGCCGCCGTGCGCGATCCCGAACTGGTGAGCCGCGGCGCCGAGCGCTTCGGGGTGCAGTGCATCGTGGTGGCGATCGATGCTCGCCGCCGCGGCGCCGGCGAGCGGCCGGGCTGGGATGTGTACGTGAAGGGGGGCCGCGAGAACACCGGGCTCGATGCCCTGGCCTGGGCGCGGCGGGTGGTGGCCCTGGGGGCCGGCGAGATCCTGCTCACCTCGATGGATGGGGACGGCACCCAGGCCGGCTACGACCTGCCCCTCACCCGCGCCGTGGCCGAGGCGGTGGCGGTGCCCGTGATCGCCTCCGGCGGGGCCGGCTGTCTCGACCACATCGCTGCGGCGCTGTCGGACGGGCCAGGCGGCGGCGGCGCCTCGGCGGCCCTGCTGGCCTCCCTGCTCCACGACGGCATTCTCAGCGTGGAGGCGATCAAGACCGATCTGCTGGCCAGGGGCCTGCCGATCAGGCCCCTGCCGCATCGTCACGCCGGGACGTAA